Within the Maniola hyperantus chromosome 7, iAphHyp1.2, whole genome shotgun sequence genome, the region AGCAACTCAAAGTCAGAATAATCTATGGTCAGAAGCAGTCAGAAGAAAAATCACAGATAAATAGGTACCCACAGAAAATACCGAATCACAGATcactatataggtactagtcACAGAGATTGAATGTTGTACTGACTaataccacagagtacattgaataccGACGTCAGTACCGAAGTGGGTGGGGCTTTATCTCGGTAGGTACATGATACGCAGTGCCTCTGCGGTCATCCGAAACAGACcatcacagactacagtgtatatagtgcgcacatgactgggtgccctgcgtgcccgacagcctgcacgaacgaggagctgTACAACGCTGCCGACCGAgcaatcgcggttgcggctttttgggctgcccgtgtttgaggtgaccgtcgactcgaaaaGAAGAAGTACCGAAGTGGTAGGTACCGAAGTACAAgcgaattttcaataatcctacTCTATGCCTCAAAGGGATTCTGGCTGGGGCAGGCATCACCCTATTTCTCCCTATttagtatccctattaatctgtgacCCTATTGTCAAATATGTGACTGGATGtgagtggctggatgaggaaggctgaggaccgggtgtggtggcgctctttagggaaggcctatgtccaacagtggatgtccacaggctgatgatgatgatgattgtcaaATATGCAGCATTGCCAATCTGTGGGGAATTCCCTAAACTGCGGGGATTTTCAGTCCCATTGGGTAATTTGTGGGGAGAGCGTTTATGTGGGGAAAATGCGGGGAATTTAGACATTTATACTAGAACTAAACTTAGAAGTAATAATAGTAGTTTAACTTTTATCCTGGGAAGCGTTGTAAATTGCATGAACGGCCACACCGCTCCTGGCAAGCCCTTGGGCAGGCACGCGGCCGCGTCTGTCCAACACAGATAGCCTTCTATCTTTCAAGTACTCATTTGGTCCTACTCTAACTTCATGTTTCGATTATGGGAAAGACTGATATGCAAACCAAACAGGTCTTTTACTGAATAAATTTCGTAGACAATGAATTCGATCATCGAAATTATTAGTTTCGAGTTTTGTGTCCCAGATCGGATATCTTGTCGGAAGTGTGTCGGAATATGTGTTTTTTTTACATGTTTTATGGTAAATGGATGTAAATGTAGCTTATACCACTTGCgctaataatgtagctttctatgggtgaaagaatttttaaaatcagttgagtaaatttgagtttatcctactttttcttatatttgttaattttcgatggaagcttgatttcttccgacattttgttcaaatatcgtcatatttcaacaaattaacacaaaccaatatttaactatagtacctacctataaaccttcctcttgaatcactctattttttgttgaaaaccacattaaaaatccgttgcgtagtttaaaagatctacgcgttcaaacCTACacacagacagcgggaagcgactttattttatacatactgTTATGTAGAGATAATGCTATATAAGGTTGTATAGACTAGCTTAAGTTTTTAAAtcattaaatacttaagtataagtaataaatatatttgatttatatgaacagtaattttatttctttgcTGAAAAGTTGTGGGGATTATGTGGGGCATGTCGATATGTACTATAAGCGGATCTTACCCAAATTTACCAAGCAAAATTAATGCCTCCCAGCTATCAGAATTGTCTCAAGTTACAGTTCGAAATAAGCGCAAATTTATTGCAGAAAATGAAGAATTAAAGGCTGAATTTTCGGATGTAAAACATGAGTTCATTGAACTGAGTAAACAAATGACAGCACTACACCTTCAAATGTCAGAAATGATGACGTACCTCACATCTAACAACACCATGTAAATAGACAATTTCTCTAAAATAAGTGAAGATGTTTCTGTCataaaaaatcaagtcaatgaTATAAAATCTACGACTGAATTcttgattgaagaacaaagcaaactgaaattagaaattatgaatattAAAAGTTCGAATAATACTACACAGAAGAAGATTGAGTTATTAGAATCTAGAATACAAAACATAGACTTGAAGATGATTAGTGTGGACGCAAGCCCGAAAGTGAAAGCACAAGAAGAAATTATTACAGAACTAAACGAGCGAAACTTGAGATCACGAAATATATTAGTGTCAGGCATAGCTGAATCAACCTGTACTGACCCGAAAGAGAGACAAATTCATGATAGAAACGCTTCctggaatattttaaaaactatataCACAGATTGCCCTCAGCCTGAAAAAGTTTATCGGATAGGAAAATACAATCCAGATAAAAACCGTTTAATCAAAGTATGTTTTGAGCTCCCAAAAACAGCCCTGTATATACTTCGGAACAAATCAAGCGTGAAGAATGACGTGAACAAAATTTACCCCGATCAAACATCTCAGCAGCAATCATATATGAAACATCTTAAAGAAGAGCTTGAGGCTCGAACAAGAAATGGCGAAACAAAtctcataataaaatatgtgaGAGGTGTGCCTAAAATAATTTCTGCGCCGCCAAAAACTACAACCAATAATTAGTACTAAAGACTACGAGCGAAAAGTGGGATTCCAGCACTTCTACGGgatgaaaaatgttttgtttgaaGGCGTACAATTATACAATAAGCTCCCCAGTGACATAAAACACACAGTCtttttaaacttataaaaaactCATAAATTACATtaacaaaaataactttaacataaaaaaatccatattctgctacatttatatttatatataaatataattaatatctacttGTATACTAAACTCACATACacgactataaaaataaaaataaaatacatattatacatgtaaatatacttaaatatacatacttgtgtacatttacatattataagccctttactataaataatacatacacataggtacagaAAATACTACTATGCCAGCGGTATCTAGTCTCTAATAATCCATGTTATGTCCGTGCCATTCGCGCACTCGATCGACTCGCttactttgtaataattttatttctacccactttgttttgtataaagtcGCAGTTGAAgtgtggataagatacctactgttaatttgttaaatttctcatgtaagtgaatttaattcttagtgagaataaagttctttaaccgtactaccctcaaacaccatcatacttaaaagaacgattttcctatcttggtgagaacaatcagttctccctccgctccagcaccgacaataagcttatgactccacacagctgcacggtatactatggtaactctttcaccactaacagtGTCAAACTCTGGAATTATTCTCTCCCAGCAGAAATACGTctggcgaaatccttaaacaccttcaaaaatcgtttgaagaactattatttatctatgtaaacagaactatgtagtatattatagagatatgtatataggtatatatatttatatatatttgtgtattattagaatgtactgtgtatgtagtctaatttataataatataatataccaagggccattttcggctgccgcaccaacccgtgcgtTTCGTGATTCCTTTTGTCAAATGTTGCCtagaagagatcgctttagcgataaggccgcctttgcatgctacagatattagattaagatcctgtattgtgttttttcaatgtttactttgtgcaataaagtgtaaataaataaataaaaataaataatttttcccTCAATTGGGGATTTTCAGTTAGGTTTGTGGGGAATCCAGACCGAGGACGTTGGCAACGCTGCAAATATGTCAAAACACGTCATACGTCAACATTGTTTCATGATTTTCCTTCTAcaactacattattttctattatttatttttctttagtcGAGTCGGTTGTAACAATCAAAATCGAAATTTTCACTCAAGAtcattatttaatttgaaactATGGGCGTAGACGTAGAAACTCTTTCACCCGGAAATGGTAATCGATTACTTGAGTGTAAAGGATAAAAGTTATTACTTTGCATCTAAATCGGATTTTTTTTTAGGTATCACCTACCCAAAACCTGGTCAAACGGTAGTGGTTCACTATACAGGAATTCTACAAAACGGGAAAAAATTCGATTCCTCGAGAGATCGTGGACAGCCATTTAAGTTTACATTAGGAAAAGGAGATGTTATCAAAGGATGGGATCAAGGTTTAGCAAAGGTTTGTTTTTAAGCAACCTTTGCTcatacttttataaaattagtaataataatattttatttttatatatttttttataatattttatttactcagCCAACAAAATGTTGCACAGTACAAAAACTCCTTAAATCTAGTGCACAAAAAGTTAGATACAATAACTGTTAAACCTGATGGAGTGCTTTGGCGTCCGTACTAAGAAAACCTATGTTACGGACACCACAGCCTTCCCTTGGATCCATCGATTACTTAAGGCgtacaaatttaaattttgtcTATTTGAATTACAATATTAAGTGTGAGtgtgaaaaattataaaaaatactgtagaaaaatatacttaaagaaaacatttttggCTACAGATGTCAGTAGGTGAGCGAGCAAGATTAACATGTTCACCCGACTTTGCATATGGATCTCGAGGTCATCCTGGCGTAATTC harbors:
- the LOC117983401 gene encoding peptidyl-prolyl cis-trans isomerase FKBP1A-like, with the protein product MGVDVETLSPGNGITYPKPGQTVVVHYTGILQNGKKFDSSRDRGQPFKFTLGKGDVIKGWDQGLAKMSVGERARLTCSPDFAYGSRGHPGVIPPNATLIFDVELLRVE